TGCACGGTCTGCATTTCAGCCCCTGCGGGACAATGGAGGCCCCTCTCCTTTTGTGCCCAGGCCTGGGCCACTGCAGAGAGACCTCCATGCCCAGAGGTCAGAAATCAGATATAAGCAGATATCGCAGACCTCCTGGACGAGCTCGTGCACCAAACGAAATGCCATCTCGAGCTCCTACAGCTCCACGGGAGGCTTCCCGTGGCTAAAGCGGAGGAGGACGGAGGGGCCAGCCTCATCCCACTGCCAGCTGACCctcatttcctcaaagacagtgagtGAGGACGGGCCGCGGGCTGCCTCTTCGGGTCACACCCAGTGTGAAAAGGCAGCAGATACAACACCAGCAGATACAACACTCGCCCCGAGGATTGGCTCCCCCAGATCCCAGGCCTCTAGGCCCCGTAGACGCAAGTTTCCCCTGCTGCCACACAGGCAAGGGCAGCCTCTGATGCTGCCACCTCCCTTAGAGCTGGGGTTCCGGGTCACTGCTGAAGACTTGGACCTGGAGAAGGAGGTGGCATTCCAGTGTATCAACAGTGTACTGCGGGGTGAGGCCAAGGCCATCTGGGACTGTAGACCCTCACAGCCTTCCCACACTTTGTCCTCACTTGCAACAGGGACTTGTGGTCTGTCTGCTGTTTCTGAAACACCCAGGATGGATGCACAGCAGGAGAAAGACAAGTCCCAAGACTCCTGGGGCCCAGTGGACCACCTAGCATCTGCTGCAGAGGCTCCCTCTACAGCTCCTGTGTCTGGGAAGATGCACAGACCACCAGACCCTCTGTTCTCCTTCTCAGATCCCCTTCCTGCCCCCTCTTCCCACCCCCAGGACTCAGCCCAGGTCTCCTCACTGATTCCTGCCCCTTTCCCAGCTGCAAGCATGGATGGCGGCATGAGAAGAGCAAGGCCTGGCACTTCTCCTCCTGCAGCTGCTGCAGCggcccctcccccctccacattGACCCCCACGTTGGGGTCCCTACTGAGTGAGTGGATGGAGGCCCTTCACATTTCCGGGCCTCAACCACAGCTGCAGTAGGTGCCCAGAGGTCAGAAGTCAGATATAAGCAGAGATCGCAGACCTCCTGCATGAGCTCGTGTCCCAAACGAAATGCCATCTCGAGCTCCTACAGCTCCATGGGAGGCTTCCCATGGCTAAAGAGGAGAACAACGGAGGGGCCAGCCTCATCCCACTGTCAGCTGAccctcagttcctcaaagacagtgagtGAGGACGGGCCTTAGGCTGTCCCTTCGGGTCACACCCAGTGTGAAAAGGCAGCAGATACAACACCAGGGCAGACACTCGCCCCGAGGATTGGCTCCCCCAGATCCCAGGCCTCTAGGCCCCGTAGACGCAAGTTTCCCCTGCTGCCACACAGGCGAGGGCAGCCTCTGATGCTGCCACCTCCCTTAGAGCTGGGGTTCCGGGTCACTGCTGAAGACCTGGACCTGGAGAAGGAGGCGGCATTCCAGTGTGTCAACAGTGTACTGCGGGGTGAGGCCAAGGCCATCTGGGACTGCAGACCCTCCCGGCCTTCCCACACTTTGTCCTCACTTGCAACAGGGACTTGTGGTCTGTCTGCTGTTTTCTAAAGCACCCAGGATGGATGCACAGCAGGAGAGACGCGGCCCCATTTACAGGGGTGAAGATGTGGAATCTGCCTAAGTGAATCAGCctaagatgaatgcacacagaACTGGCAGTGCACATGTACAATGAcgtactattcagccttaaaaagaacaaaacttggctgggcatggtggctcatgcctgcaatcccagcactttgggaggccgaggcagtcagaaCACCTGAGGTtgacagttcgagaccagcctgactaccatggtgaaaccgcatctcaactaaaaaaaataaaaataaaaaaattagctgagggtggtggcacgtgtctgtaatcccagctactcaggagactgaagcaggagaattgcttgaacccaggaggcagaggttgtggtgagctgagatcatgccattgcactccagcctgggcaacaagagcgaaactctattaaaaaaaaacaacaaaaaaaccctctgtCATTGGGAATGACATGTATAAATCTAGAGGACATACTGCTAAGTGAAATACAAATaccacagagagacaaataccacataatcTCACATGCATGTGGAATCTTTTAAAAGCTGAATTTGGGCCAGGTGCCCTGGCTCATGatggcaatcccagcactttgagaagctgaggcaggtacatcacttgaggtcaggaatttgagaccagcctggccaacatggcgaaaccctgtctctacttaaaatacaaatattagctgggcatggtggcgggcgcctgtaatcccagctactttagaggatgaggcaggagaattgtttgaacccaggagacggaggttgcagtgagctgagatcgcaccactgcactccagcctgggcaacagacacaacataccaaaaaataaaaaattaaaaaaaaaaaaaagaaaaaggaagaatgactGTTACCAGAGCTGGCGAGGTGGCAGAACAAGGGAATGGAGACTTCCTCTTCAAAAGATACAAAGTTTCAGCCAAGCAGGAGAAAAAAGTTTTGAGGtctactgcacagcaaaagactATAGTGAATAAtgatgaatatttcaaaataagaggaAATTTCAAGTGTATCACCATAAAACAATGCCAAGTAAGTGAGGTAACAGGTATGTTCATTAGTTTCAATCACTCCATATTGTATTGTTAAGTTAAATTTGGTCTAAAACTGCCTCCACAATTCATATGAGCATCAAACTGGAAACAGTTCTGAAATCCAGCCATAGAAGAGTAGATGGGCAAATTACGGTACATTTGTACAAGGCAATACTACTCGGCAATCCAAAACACAGCAACACCAAGGAATCTCAAAAACATCATCTACAAGAGTACATACTGCATGACTCCCTCTATGAGATTCTAGAAGACGCAAAACTAGCCTATAATGACAGAGGGCAGATCAggggttgcctggggctgggtgggggaACTTCCAGCAAACGAGTCACAGGGATTTAAGATTATGGGAATGTTATGCATCACGATTGTGGATGTGGTGCACACGTTTCTGAAAATTTTGCGGACATggacctccccacccccataGAGAGGTTAGAGAAATTATTCTCATATACAGATGGTACATATCGGATTATTCATCTCTCTTCCTCAACTTGCAAAACTTCTGGGGTGCAAGAGAGATGGGCAGGTGATTGGGGGTAAGAACAATTCTACAGGAATGGGAGAGACCCAGAAAAGATATAAACGGTGCCAGCATCCTATTATTatcagtttgttgttgtttttgagatggaatctcgctctgttgcccaggctggagttcagtgatgtgatcttggctcactgcaacctccacctcctggattcaagcgatcctcctccctgagcctcccgagtagctgagatcacactcagctcatttttttgtatttttagtagagatggggtttcatcatgtttgccaggctggtctcgaactcctgacctcaagtgatctgcctgcctctgcctcccagacggCAACACTAAGGTTGCAGAGCTCAGGAGTCAGTCCTGCGCCCCCGCCTCCTCCCTCATGAGGTTCCCCTGACCCCCCAGGGCCTCAGCTTCCGTATCTGCACACCTGGGAGAGAAAGACACCATCAGGGAGGGCAAATCATACCTGGGAAGGGCCCGACTCCAGCAGTTTCAGCAGTGGCTGAGAGATTATGGTTATTTTTGCCATCATTACAATGGAATGTCCACTCCCCCTAGCCAATTCTACAATACTCTAACACCAG
This window of the Rhinopithecus roxellana isolate Shanxi Qingling chromosome 13, ASM756505v1, whole genome shotgun sequence genome carries:
- the LOC115892666 gene encoding uncharacterized protein LOC115892666, with protein sequence MPPSMLAAGKGAGISEETWAESWGWEEGAGRGSEKENRGSGGLCIFPDTGAVEGASAADARWSTGPQESWDLSFSCCASILGVSETADRPQVPVASEDKVWEGCEGLQSQMALASPRSTLLIHWNATSFSRSKSSAVTRNPSSKGGGSIRGCPCLCGSRGNLRLRGLEAWDLGEPILGASVVSAGVVSAAFSHWV